Below is a window of Pseudomonas sp. B21-040 DNA.
CAACAAAGGGCAGGAAGTTCAGAGCACCTCCTCAATATAGAAGTGACTCGCAATTGAGCAAATCGAAAGTCGATACGATGGAGCTTAATGGCCATGAAACAGCTGCCCACGCGAGACAGCGAATTCGTCGAACTCCATATTTACCGCTATTACGATGTCGATTTCACCGCGCCTTGTTCGACTAACAAACAGGGAATGAATCTGTCGCATCGCACCGATCTCAGGCATTCCCTGTACGAGAACTCACCGGGAGAAGACCATGCGCAAGCTCACCGTTGCCGCATTCATGAGTCTGGATGGCGTTATGCAAGCGCCGGGCGGGCCGGAAGAAGACACCAGTGGCGAATTCCGCTTCGGTGGCTGGATCGTGCCTTACGCCGACAAAGTCTCCGGCCAGGCGATACAGGATCTGTTTTCGCAGCCGTTCGAGTTGCTGCTGGGGCGGCGCACTTACGACATATTCGCGGCGTACTGGCCCCACAGACCTGCCGACTCCAACAGTCATGACATCGCCAGCCTGTTCAACAGCGTCCCCAAGCATGTAGCCACGCATCGCCCCGAGACGCTGGATTGGCACAACAGTCATGCATTGCAAGGAAACCTTGTCGACGCGATCCGCACGCTCAAGCACCGCGACGGCGCTGACCTGTTGACGCAGGGCAGCGGCAATCTGGTGCATCAACTGCTCGCCGCCGGGTTGGTCGACGAACTTCGGCTGATGACGTTTCCCGTGGTTCTGGGACGCGGCAAGCGCTTGTTCGACGACACGGCGCAACCTGAGGCCTTCACATTGGTGAACTCGATAATTACGTCCAGCGGTGTGCTGATCACGCGGTATGTGCGAGACGGGGAGGTACGCACTGGAACGTTCGATGAAGGTGAATAGATTGGCCATGCTTGCGGGTTCGCGGTCTTTTGTTCCTCCCGCTGGGTAACCACTTCTGGCCGATAGCCGCCAGAACAGGCTACATCTCTCTCTGTGGCGACGAACCCGTTCTTCGCCACAGAGGATCGTGCTTATTCCTTCAGTTCAACCTTATCCAGCGCCTGATTCACCGCCAATTCCCCCAACATCACCACTTGGGTGATCCCCAGCAGGGTCTTGCGGTTTGAGTTGTCCAGTAGCGCCGCAAGATTGCTGAGCATGGTGGTGGCCGAACCCAGTGATTCGCTGGCGTTGACCAGCAGGGATTCGGTGTCGTACTTGGGGTTGGCGAGGAACATCGGTTCGGGTTCGTGGGTGCTGGCCATGATCTGGGCAGCCGGGTTGAGGTAGTGGTCGAGGGCGCGTTCGGCCGCTTCGTGGAGTTTTTTCGAATCGAGGGATTCGTAGGGCGATGCCGGATCGGTGTCCGGTGGGTTGGGTGTTGGTTTGAACATAGATGAAACTCCTGGAAGAACTATTGAGGAGCCATCACCCTTTGCTACCAAACGAAAGGTGGTGGCCATGCACAGGTTGGTAGACCGGTCCAGGAACCCGGCGCTCCCGAGGGAGCCCTACGCATGGCCACCATAAAAAACAGAGATAAAAACGATCTCTGTAAAAGGTGGCGCTATGCGCCTGGACATACCGGGCTACCAAACCCGATCACTGTTTTTCAGTGACCCAGCCACGATAGAACCCGTGCCCTAGACGCACAAGCCGGCGGATTCTGTCTTACCCGTAGGCGATGACGCAAGGCGTTGTAGCCTTCGGGTGGTAACAGGAGGCTTCGTTTAAACAGGCGGGAACTTCGTTGTTTAAGCGTCAGCGACACGAAGGGGAATCTCGCGCCGGGACGCAGGCTGTCGGGGAGGCGCGCACTCGGTCGCAATCTTCTGCGGCGCTAAAATGTACCTTCGAGTTCCAATCCAGGAGAACCAAGATGATCAGCAAAAACACGATTTGTCTCTGGTACGACGGCACCGCGCTGGACGCTGCGACCTTCTATGCCCGGACGTTTCCCGACAGTTCAGTGGGGGCCGTCCACCGCGCGCCGGGCGACTATCCGGCGGGTAAGCAGGGCGATGTCTTGACGGTTGAATTCACGGTGATGGGTATCCCTTGTCTCGGCCTGAACGGCGGATCGGGGATCCGGCATAACCAGGCCTTTTCGTTTCAGGTCGCCACCGATGACCAAGCCGAAACGGATCGCCTGTGGAACGCGATTGTCGGCAACGGCGGCACGGAAAATGTCTGCGGGTGGTGCCAGGATAAGTGGGGGTTGTCGTGGCAGATCACCCCGCGTGTCTTGACGGCTGCGATCACCCATCCTGATCAAGCGGTGGCCAAGCGAGCGTTCGAGGCCATGATGCAGATGGGCAAGATCGATATCGCGGCGATTGAAGCGGCGGTGGGGCGTTAACGGGTTACGTTAACGTGGTTGATTGCTCTGCGCTGGCCCGATCAATCAACCACTTCTTCAATACCGCAGCGGCTGGACGTAATACAGCCTGACGGTGGTGAACCAGGTAATAGCCTCTGGACACCGGCAGGCGCATTTCAAAGGGTTCGCACAGCGAGCCGTTGCGCATTTCCAACTCTGTCAGGACCGCACTGCTCAGTACGACCCCCTGTCCATGCCGTGCCGTTTCAATGGCCAGAATGGACTGGTCGAAATGTTGACTGGGGATGCCAGCCACCTGCGCGTCGGTCAATTGGCTGAACCGTTTGAACCATGGCGTCCAGTGCGGGAGCAGGGTGGTTTGCAGGAGTGTGGCGCGCATCAGGTCTTCGGGGCCTTTCAGCTTGAGTTTCCGGGCATAGTCGGGCGAACAATAGAGCCGGGCTTCATCCCGATACAGCAAGGTTGAGTCCAGCGACGGATCGTTGCCGTCAAAGTAGCGAATCGCCAGATCAACCCGATCCCGCTCAAAGTCGATCAAGGCCGTCGATGCACTCAGGTGCAGGGAAATGTCGGGCCTGAAACTCAAGAAGTCGGCCATTCTTGGCGCGAACCATTTCGCTGCCAGCGTCGGCGGCATGGACAACCACACTTCATTCACATTGCTCAGGCGCAGCTCGTTGCTGGCTTGCTGGAGCCGCAGCAACGCGGGTTGCACGGCGGCCCAGTAGTTCAATGCGGCTTGAGTCGGCTGGACTTGCCGCACAGACCGGATGAACAGCGGCGTGCCCAGCCATTCTTCGAGCTTCTGGATCTGCTGCCCCACGGCGCCCGGGGTGACATGCAGCTCCGCCGCCGCTTCGGTAAAGCTGGCGTGTTTCATCGCGGCATCGAACGCGACCAGGGCCTTGAGGGGAGGCATATCGTTCATACTGAAGTTTTTCTACTCCATATGGGTTTTTTAATCGGTTGTTCAGTTCGGTCCTAGCCCTTACCTTCGCACAACAACTCCCCGTGCAGAGGTTCATCATGAACAAATTTGTCTATCCTGCCTTTGCTTTGCTCGGGTTGATCTGGGGCACCAATTTCATTTTCATGAAGTGGGCTGCCGAGGTGATTACGCCGATGCAGATTGTACTGTTACGGGTGCTCTTCGGCTTTCTTCCGATCCTTGTCCTGGCACTGTCACGCCGTGCGTTGCGCTGGTTTCATTGGCGCCACTTGCACCATTTCTTCGTCATGTCATTGCTCGCCACCACCGTGTATTACCTGGCGTTTGCCAAGGGCGCGGCGCTGCTTCCTTCCGGCATCGCCGGCATGCTCAGCGGTGCGATTCCGCTCTTCGCCTTTTTGACGGCATTTGTTTTTTTGCGCCAGGAACCGATCAACCGCTTGACGGTGACGGGCCTGATGATCGGTTTTGTCGGTGTGCTGCTCATCGCCCAGCCTTGGAACAGCGCCGGCAACGGCGTTGATATCCGTGGCGTGCTTTACATGGTCGGCGGCTCGCTGAGCCTGGGCTGTTCATTCGTCTACGCCAGACGGTTCCTGATGGACAAGGATCTGTCGCCGCTGGCGTTGTCCACGTACCAGATCGGCCTGGCGCTCCTGGTGCTTTTGTTGACCACTGACCTTCACGGGATCGAGCGCATTGCGCACGAGCCTGTCGCCTTGAGTGGGCTGGTGTTCGGGCTCGGGGTCATCGGCACCGGCGTGGCGTTCCTGTTGTATTACTTTCTGGTGCAGCACCTCGGCGCGCTCAAAGCGGCGGGTGTCACCTACATTCCGCCCGTCGTGGCGCTGGGCATTGGTGCATTGCTGATCCATGAGCCGTTGCAGGCCCATGATGTGCTGGCACTGGTGTGCATCATCGTCGGGGTCTATGTACTGCAAGTCGGGAAGTCTGCGCCGCGCCCGATAGCCACCGCGTCTTCTTTAAAACCGCTTTAAAAACCTCGCCCAATCCAATCTCAACCCAGCAGGAAACCACCATGCCTTTAGCCAGAATCGATGTCGCCGCTGATACCTCCGAAGAAACCGTCGCCGCCATCAGCGATGTGGTTTACGAGGCCATGGTCCAGACGGCCAATGTTCCCGAACATGACAAGTTCCAGATCATCAATCGCCACCGCAAGGATGAGCTGGTTTATCCGTCGGCCGGGTACCTGGGCCTTTCTTACACCCCGGGGATCGTGTTCATTCAAGTGACCTGGAATGCGGGACGAACCGTTGCGGTCAAGAAAGCGTTTTACCAGGCGATTGCCCAGGGCATTCATGCAAGGACAGGGCTGCGCAAGGAA
It encodes the following:
- a CDS encoding DMT family transporter, encoding MNKFVYPAFALLGLIWGTNFIFMKWAAEVITPMQIVLLRVLFGFLPILVLALSRRALRWFHWRHLHHFFVMSLLATTVYYLAFAKGAALLPSGIAGMLSGAIPLFAFLTAFVFLRQEPINRLTVTGLMIGFVGVLLIAQPWNSAGNGVDIRGVLYMVGGSLSLGCSFVYARRFLMDKDLSPLALSTYQIGLALLVLLLTTDLHGIERIAHEPVALSGLVFGLGVIGTGVAFLLYYFLVQHLGALKAAGVTYIPPVVALGIGALLIHEPLQAHDVLALVCIIVGVYVLQVGKSAPRPIATASSLKPL
- a CDS encoding VOC family protein, giving the protein MISKNTICLWYDGTALDAATFYARTFPDSSVGAVHRAPGDYPAGKQGDVLTVEFTVMGIPCLGLNGGSGIRHNQAFSFQVATDDQAETDRLWNAIVGNGGTENVCGWCQDKWGLSWQITPRVLTAAITHPDQAVAKRAFEAMMQMGKIDIAAIEAAVGR
- a CDS encoding DUF6124 family protein, producing MFKPTPNPPDTDPASPYESLDSKKLHEAAERALDHYLNPAAQIMASTHEPEPMFLANPKYDTESLLVNASESLGSATTMLSNLAALLDNSNRKTLLGITQVVMLGELAVNQALDKVELKE
- a CDS encoding tautomerase family protein yields the protein MPLARIDVAADTSEETVAAISDVVYEAMVQTANVPEHDKFQIINRHRKDELVYPSAGYLGLSYTPGIVFIQVTWNAGRTVAVKKAFYQAIAQGIHARTGLRKEDIWISVVDVKREDWSFGNGEMQYAPVD
- a CDS encoding dihydrofolate reductase family protein — its product is MRKLTVAAFMSLDGVMQAPGGPEEDTSGEFRFGGWIVPYADKVSGQAIQDLFSQPFELLLGRRTYDIFAAYWPHRPADSNSHDIASLFNSVPKHVATHRPETLDWHNSHALQGNLVDAIRTLKHRDGADLLTQGSGNLVHQLLAAGLVDELRLMTFPVVLGRGKRLFDDTAQPEAFTLVNSIITSSGVLITRYVRDGEVRTGTFDEGE
- a CDS encoding LysR substrate-binding domain-containing protein, translated to MNDMPPLKALVAFDAAMKHASFTEAAAELHVTPGAVGQQIQKLEEWLGTPLFIRSVRQVQPTQAALNYWAAVQPALLRLQQASNELRLSNVNEVWLSMPPTLAAKWFAPRMADFLSFRPDISLHLSASTALIDFERDRVDLAIRYFDGNDPSLDSTLLYRDEARLYCSPDYARKLKLKGPEDLMRATLLQTTLLPHWTPWFKRFSQLTDAQVAGIPSQHFDQSILAIETARHGQGVVLSSAVLTELEMRNGSLCEPFEMRLPVSRGYYLVHHRQAVLRPAAAVLKKWLIDRASAEQSTTLT